One genomic segment of Streptomyces sp. TLI_146 includes these proteins:
- the mraY gene encoding phospho-N-acetylmuramoyl-pentapeptide-transferase, whose translation MRQILFAGAIGLFLTLVGTPLLIKLLARKGYGQFIRDDGPRGHAGKKGTPTMGGIAFILATLIAYAATKVITSEDPTFSGLLVLFLTAGMGLVGFLDDYIKIVKQRSLGLRAKAKMAGQLIVGIAFAVLALQFADKRGNTPASTKLSFITDFGWSIGPVLFVIWALFMILAMSNGVNLTDGLDGLATGASVMVFGAYTFIGLWQFQESCANAQTLTNPNACFEVRDPLDLAVVASALMGSCFGFLWWNTSPAKIFMGDTGSLALGGALAGLAICSRTEFLIALLGGLFVMITMSVVIQVGSFKMTGKRVFRMAPLQHHFELKGWSEVLVVVRFWIIQGMCVIVGLGLFYAGWAADK comes from the coding sequence ATGAGGCAGATCCTCTTCGCGGGAGCCATCGGTCTCTTCCTGACCCTGGTCGGCACCCCGTTGCTCATCAAGCTGCTCGCCCGCAAGGGCTACGGCCAGTTCATCCGCGACGACGGCCCGCGCGGCCACGCCGGCAAGAAGGGCACGCCCACCATGGGCGGCATCGCCTTCATCCTGGCCACGCTCATCGCGTACGCCGCGACGAAGGTGATCACCAGCGAGGACCCGACCTTCTCGGGTCTGCTGGTGCTGTTCCTGACCGCCGGCATGGGCCTGGTCGGCTTCCTGGACGACTACATCAAGATCGTCAAGCAGCGTTCGCTGGGCCTGCGCGCCAAGGCGAAGATGGCCGGACAGCTGATCGTCGGCATCGCCTTCGCGGTGCTCGCGCTCCAGTTCGCGGACAAGCGGGGCAACACCCCCGCCTCCACCAAGCTCTCCTTCATCACGGACTTCGGCTGGTCCATCGGCCCCGTCCTGTTCGTGATCTGGGCGCTGTTCATGATTCTCGCCATGTCCAACGGCGTGAACCTGACGGACGGTCTGGACGGCCTGGCCACCGGCGCGTCGGTGATGGTCTTCGGCGCGTACACCTTCATCGGGCTGTGGCAGTTCCAGGAGTCCTGCGCCAACGCGCAGACCCTGACCAACCCCAACGCCTGCTTCGAGGTGCGCGACCCGCTGGACCTCGCGGTGGTCGCCTCGGCCCTGATGGGCTCCTGCTTCGGCTTCCTGTGGTGGAACACCTCGCCCGCCAAGATCTTCATGGGCGACACCGGTTCGCTCGCGCTCGGCGGCGCGCTCGCGGGTCTGGCGATCTGCTCGCGCACCGAGTTCCTGATCGCCCTGCTCGGCGGCCTCTTCGTGATGATCACCATGTCGGTGGTCATCCAGGTCGGCTCGTTCAAGATGACCGGGAAGCGCGTCTTCCGGATGGCCCCGCTCCAGCACCACTTCGAACTCAAGGGCTGGTCAGAAGTCCTTGTGGTGGTGAGGTTCTGGATCATCCAGGGCATGTGCGTCATCGTGGGCCTGGGTCTCTTCTACGCGGGATGGGCAGCCGACAAGTGA
- the murG gene encoding undecaprenyldiphospho-muramoylpentapeptide beta-N-acetylglucosaminyltransferase translates to MHVVLAGGGTAGHIEPALALADALRRQDPTVGITALGTEKGLETRLVPERGYELALIPAVPLPRRPTPELITVPGRLRGTIKAAEQILERTKADCVVGFGGYVALPGYLAAKRLGVPIVVHEANARPGLANKIGSRYAAGVAVATPDSKLRGARYIGIPLRHSIATLDRARVRPEARAAFGLDPNLPTLLVSGGSQGARRLNEVIQQVAPVLQRSGIQILHAVGPKNEVPRVDNMPGMPPYIPVPYVDRMDLAYAAADMMLCRAGAMTVAELSAVGLPAAYVPLPIGNGEQRLNAQPVVKAGGGLLVDDAELTPGWVQDQVLPVLADPHRLYEMSRAASEFGRRDADDLLVGMVYEAIAAR, encoded by the coding sequence GTGCATGTCGTACTCGCCGGTGGGGGGACCGCCGGCCACATCGAGCCCGCGCTCGCCCTCGCGGACGCCCTGCGCAGGCAGGACCCGACCGTGGGGATCACGGCCCTCGGCACGGAGAAGGGCCTGGAGACGCGGCTGGTCCCCGAGCGGGGCTATGAGCTCGCGCTCATCCCGGCCGTCCCGCTGCCCCGCAGGCCCACCCCCGAACTGATCACGGTCCCGGGGCGGCTGCGCGGCACCATCAAGGCCGCCGAGCAGATCCTGGAGCGCACCAAGGCGGACTGCGTCGTGGGCTTCGGCGGCTATGTGGCGCTGCCCGGCTATCTGGCCGCCAAGCGCCTCGGGGTGCCGATCGTGGTCCACGAGGCCAACGCCCGCCCCGGCCTGGCCAACAAGATCGGCTCGCGGTACGCGGCCGGGGTCGCCGTCGCCACGCCCGACAGCAAGCTGCGCGGCGCCCGCTACATCGGCATCCCGCTGCGGCACTCCATCGCCACCCTCGACCGCGCCCGGGTCCGCCCCGAGGCGCGCGCCGCGTTCGGCCTGGACCCGAACCTGCCGACGCTGCTGGTCTCCGGCGGCTCGCAGGGCGCCCGCCGCCTCAACGAGGTGATCCAGCAGGTCGCTCCGGTGCTCCAGCGCTCCGGCATCCAGATCCTGCACGCGGTCGGCCCGAAGAACGAAGTGCCGCGCGTCGACAACATGCCCGGAATGCCGCCGTACATCCCGGTACCGTACGTGGACCGGATGGATCTCGCGTACGCCGCGGCCGACATGATGCTCTGCCGCGCGGGCGCGATGACCGTCGCCGAACTCTCCGCCGTCGGGCTGCCCGCCGCCTACGTACCGCTGCCGATCGGCAACGGCGAACAGCGGCTCAACGCCCAGCCGGTGGTGAAGGCGGGCGGCGGTCTGCTGGTCGACGACGCCGAACTCACCCCCGGGTGGGTGCAGGACCAGGTCCTGCCCGTGCTCGCCGACCCGCACCGGCTGTACGAGATGTCCCGCGCCGCCTCCGAGTTCGGCCGCCGGGACGCCGACGACCTGCTCGTCGGCATGGTGTACGAGGCGATCGCCGCGCGCTGA
- the ftsW gene encoding putative lipid II flippase FtsW — MPAEATPPGLVLRSRAAGSVRRPAVRRGGTGGAPSRQRGGGPRRLFERARRAWDRPLTAYYLILGSSLLITVLGLVMVYSASMIKALELSLPASYFFRKQFLAALIGGGLMFAAARMPAKLHRALSYPMLMVTVFLMVLVQIPGIGMSVNGNQNWIYLGGPFQLQPSEFGKLALILWGADLLARKQDKRLLTQWKHMLVPLVPVAFLLLGLIMLGGDMGTAIILCAILFGLLWLAGAPTRLFGGVLAVAVTLAVILIKTSPNRMGRLACIGATDPGPQDQCWQAVHGIYALASGGWFGSGLGASVEKWGQLPEPHTDFIFAITGEELGLAGTLSVLALFAALGYAGIRVAGRTEDPFVRYAAGGVTTWIVAQAVINIGAVLGLLPIAGVPLPLFSYGGSALLPTMFAVGLLIAFARDDPAARAALAMRQPRVSWKSMRRRVKKRPSGER, encoded by the coding sequence ATGCCGGCCGAAGCGACCCCGCCCGGGCTCGTCCTGCGCAGCCGTGCCGCCGGGTCCGTACGCCGCCCGGCGGTCAGGCGCGGCGGCACGGGCGGCGCCCCGTCACGACAGCGGGGCGGCGGCCCGCGGCGGCTGTTCGAGCGGGCCCGGCGGGCCTGGGACCGGCCGCTCACGGCGTACTACCTGATCCTCGGCAGCTCGCTGCTGATCACCGTGCTCGGTCTGGTGATGGTCTACTCGGCCTCGATGATCAAGGCCCTGGAGCTGTCGCTGCCGGCCTCGTACTTCTTCCGCAAGCAGTTCCTCGCCGCGCTGATCGGCGGCGGCCTGATGTTCGCGGCCGCCCGGATGCCCGCCAAGCTGCACCGGGCGCTGTCGTACCCGATGCTGATGGTCACCGTCTTCCTGATGGTCCTGGTACAGATCCCCGGGATAGGGATGTCGGTCAACGGCAACCAGAACTGGATCTACCTGGGCGGCCCGTTCCAGCTCCAGCCCAGTGAGTTCGGCAAGCTGGCGCTGATCCTGTGGGGCGCCGACCTGCTCGCCCGCAAGCAGGACAAACGGTTGCTCACCCAGTGGAAGCACATGCTGGTGCCGCTGGTCCCGGTGGCCTTCCTGCTGCTCGGGCTGATCATGCTCGGCGGCGACATGGGCACCGCGATCATCCTCTGCGCGATCCTCTTCGGCCTGCTCTGGCTCGCCGGGGCGCCCACCCGGCTCTTCGGGGGCGTCCTCGCGGTGGCCGTGACCCTCGCCGTGATCCTCATCAAGACCAGCCCCAACCGGATGGGCCGGCTCGCCTGCATCGGGGCCACCGACCCCGGCCCGCAGGACCAGTGCTGGCAGGCGGTCCATGGAATCTACGCCCTGGCCTCGGGCGGATGGTTCGGTTCCGGCCTGGGTGCGAGTGTGGAAAAATGGGGTCAACTCCCCGAACCGCACACCGACTTCATCTTCGCCATCACCGGTGAGGAACTGGGCCTGGCGGGGACACTGTCGGTGCTCGCCCTGTTCGCGGCTCTAGGCTATGCGGGTATCCGCGTGGCCGGACGCACGGAGGACCCCTTCGTGAGGTACGCCGCGGGAGGTGTGACCACCTGGATCGTGGCCCAGGCCGTGATCAACATCGGTGCGGTGCTCGGCCTGCTGCCGATCGCCGGTGTCCCGCTCCCGCTGTTCTCCTACGGGGGGTCCGCGCTGCTGCCGACCATGTTCGCCGTGGGGCTGCTGATCGCGTTCGCGCGGGACGACCCCGCGGCGCGGGCGGCGCTGGCCATGCGGCAGCCTCGGGTGAGTTGGAAGTCGATGAGACGGCGCGTCAAGAAGCGTCCGTCCGGAGAGCGGTGA
- the murD gene encoding UDP-N-acetylmuramoyl-L-alanine--D-glutamate ligase: MGSRQVSQSWQGMRITVAGLGVSGISAARALAGLGAVVTVVDGGDSATHRERAAELAEEGISVRLGDAETLPEGTGLVVTSPGWKPDSPLFAAAAEAGVDVVGDVEIAWQLRGEKAAPWLAITGTNGKTTTTQMLASILRAAGLRTAAVGNIGTPIIDVVLGEETYDVLAVELSSYQLHWAPSLRAHSAAVLNLAPDHLDWHGSMEAYAADKGRIYEGNTVACVYNVADPATEDLVREADVEEGCRAIGFTLGTPGPSQLGVVDGILVDRAFVANRQKNAQELAEVADVNPPAPHNIANALAAAALARAFGVEPKAVRDGLRAFRPDAHRIAHVADVDSVAYVDDSKATNTHAAEASLAAYEPIVWIAGGLAKGASFDELVQRSAKRLRGVVLIGAERHLIAEALARHAPEVPVVDVERTDTGAMSEAVRAAAGLAKPGDTVLLAPACASMDMFTNYNKRGEAFAEAVRELAAKRA; encoded by the coding sequence ATGGGCAGCCGACAAGTGAGTCAGAGCTGGCAGGGCATGCGGATCACCGTCGCCGGTCTCGGGGTGAGCGGCATCAGCGCCGCCCGCGCCCTGGCCGGTCTCGGCGCCGTGGTGACGGTCGTGGACGGCGGTGACTCCGCCACCCACCGGGAGCGCGCCGCCGAGCTGGCGGAGGAAGGTATCTCCGTCCGCCTCGGGGACGCGGAGACGCTCCCCGAGGGGACCGGCCTGGTCGTCACCTCGCCCGGCTGGAAGCCCGACTCCCCGCTGTTCGCGGCCGCCGCCGAGGCGGGCGTGGACGTGGTGGGCGATGTGGAGATCGCCTGGCAGCTGCGCGGCGAGAAGGCCGCGCCCTGGCTGGCGATCACCGGCACCAACGGCAAGACCACCACCACCCAGATGCTGGCGTCGATCCTGCGCGCGGCGGGCCTGCGCACCGCCGCCGTCGGCAACATCGGCACGCCGATCATCGACGTGGTGCTCGGCGAGGAGACGTACGACGTACTCGCCGTGGAGCTCTCCAGCTACCAGCTGCACTGGGCGCCCTCGCTGCGCGCCCACTCGGCCGCCGTGCTCAACCTGGCTCCGGACCACCTCGACTGGCACGGCTCCATGGAGGCGTACGCGGCCGACAAGGGCCGGATCTACGAGGGCAACACGGTCGCGTGCGTCTACAACGTGGCGGATCCGGCCACCGAGGACCTGGTCCGCGAGGCCGACGTCGAGGAGGGCTGCCGGGCGATCGGCTTCACCCTCGGCACCCCCGGCCCCTCCCAGCTCGGCGTGGTGGACGGCATCCTGGTCGACCGCGCCTTCGTCGCCAACCGGCAGAAGAACGCCCAGGAGCTGGCCGAGGTCGCGGACGTCAACCCGCCCGCGCCCCACAACATCGCCAACGCCCTCGCGGCGGCCGCGCTCGCCCGCGCCTTCGGCGTCGAGCCCAAGGCCGTACGGGACGGGCTGCGGGCCTTCCGCCCCGACGCCCACCGGATCGCGCATGTGGCGGACGTGGACTCGGTCGCGTACGTGGACGACTCCAAGGCGACCAACACGCACGCCGCCGAGGCCTCCCTGGCCGCCTACGAGCCGATCGTCTGGATCGCCGGGGGCCTCGCCAAGGGCGCGTCCTTCGACGAGCTCGTCCAGCGGTCCGCGAAGCGGCTGCGCGGGGTCGTCCTGATCGGCGCCGAGCGCCACCTGATCGCCGAAGCGCTGGCGCGACACGCCCCCGAGGTACCGGTGGTCGACGTCGAGCGGACCGACACTGGGGCGATGTCCGAGGCGGTCCGCGCGGCGGCCGGGCTGGCGAAGCCCGGGGACACGGTCCTGCTGGCCCCGGCCTGCGCCTCGATGGACATGTTCACCAACTACAACAAGCGCGGCGAGGCGTTCGCGGAAGCGGTCCGCGAACTCGCCGCGAAGCGCGCCTAG